The genomic region aatgaaccggctaagtctgagccatagGATAGATCTATACCAGGCTTGGACTTCTTGGTCGGAGGACCCATTTccttgccgccctcggcaacaaCAGCGGCAGCAGTAGGCTCCTTTCTCTTACGAAAGAGAGAAGACTCCTCTTCCGCGGTGACCTCCTCATCGGCGGTAATATCGACTACCTCCACAGCCTCCTTTTGGACAGCGGGGattggaggtggaactgatgtcgacgtcgtcgccgccgaaggctttgttttccgcgttcggcgcggcatgttaccagCAACCTTTGCTTGGGCCACCGCCACGTTTAAGCCCTTCAGCTGCTGGTCCATAAGGTCATTCGGCGACGTTCTGCGATCACGGGCtagagccttaggatgcaaatcaacaacGGTCTAGTCCTTGGCAAGCCCCATTCTCTTAagaatatcctcagacaggtccgagccaaaatgatctgcaaaggaaacaaagcaagagttaagcgaggaataaatcaaagttcaaaatgtaaaaacattgagagcagagatgggcctcacaccgaccccactcaccctgtgctagggccggtatgaggccgacatggcagagcagctcatcctgaagaatgatctgcgtcggaggaATCCATCTCTTCGGCACCCCATTCTTCTCCGCCTCAAACAGACCTCATCGCTgacttctcatccgcattaagagggaccttgtcggcgtccatcttaagcttactccggtgACCCATTTCTCACGCtcgccttactctcgcaccgcaaattaacttggtctttggaaggaccggggcagcggatagtcatccggcacctcaacgtacacccaccgatctttccagtccttgcaggaggaaagcttatcgacggagacgtaacccggctccatttgcacgctgtaccatccgacgcaaCCAGGAaatgacggccgaaggtggtgaagccgacggaataaattaaccgttgggacctcccccttgaagagacagagccagacaaagccgactatggtcctaatagccaacgggtgcagctgggccacggcgacgttcatggctctaatgatggccataacgtaatcattcagcggaaaccggagcccgtactccatgtgccggatgtatacgccggtgcaacccagtggagggcaacagacggcctgaccctcctcagggataacaattttgtaccccctaccgaagtagaaatggccctcgaaaagtgttTCGCCGGAACagctggcgaacttatgggtccaagcacggtcagggctagggcagagtacggatcgggtatttgatccaaagtgctagttcggatcggatatccatattaaaaatcctgaagttagatatccaatatccaaaccaaatgtttcggatatccaatgttcgggtatccaaaacaatcggatcggatgcggatatccatcggatatccatactttagaatttactttaaaatttagtttgaaacacgattatattcatagtcttacatgatgattttctttagtattcttattCTAATGTTCTCggcataaaatttaagtaccacctagatatttctctaatattttaaacattaattaagttgttgtgtcaaataaaattttattttctcgaaattatactagaaaactatagttttggatcggatcggatatccaaatgttttaattctaatatccatatccaaaccaaaaccaaagatttcggatcagatatccaaaccaaacttaactttcggatcagatatccaaacattcggatcagattcggatcggatatcggatcagtttggataatcggattttttgctctgccctagtcagggcagaccttacaagcgtcgccgtgatccatgatgtactgcctcccctcattaggacgagccctttcagcatcatcatcgtcatcatcaacatcatcatcatcctcccaaccctccaaagcttttggatcaacttcgggagaaggagacctagggcccccagaccttatcgggatggcgtctagtatctcctcctcatcaagacgcgacggggaaccccccggcgcacggttactaggtccggcatcagcagaagacatggtagcaacaattacttaacaaaataagagtgagaaaaatttgtttgtttaccttgaagaaaagcactagccgaagtaacgactctgaagattagaagagaaagaagcccttgaaagtttagagagaagaaaattttagagaaaatgaaaattggtggccaatttcagggactaactgccctatttataggggaaagcccatgaagaaggaccaatcggggCACTGACCCATGAAACGTCGACCAATCGAacggacacgtgtcagacatgcaaccacggaatgtcaatcgttgcaacagttgaacgtcaatcaatgcaacaatgaccaagcgtcttcaacacgccccttcatatttctctgcctattcatcttcctcaacaaattcctaaagtatctgttctccgccggccacatgatcaaccaagctaggtagcaccggccggggcaatcaaaacaGCCAAGCACTCTcaacctgggtctcggccagcgtcactttcttttccacatcggatgccctttacacatccatgtggaggggggatatggtacggcctaagcagaaccaagccgaggtagaagaagtcgGGGCAGAAAATTTggtcttacgcagaatatacgctcaacacacatcggagcccataccacggcatagactacgctgggggcaaattgatggggcatattctgcacccgctgaccgagtcaacatattgagcaaggtcaaagatatccacaagcaagtcaacgacttagacagaccCTAACCGACGCACTGTCGGCTGTCTGTCACTGGGTCTCTtactgggacaactagccagccggggcacacatccgcgaactcatatccaagacccctcggcggtgagtcaacagggcccgccggcctgccatgggtccctcggccgagggtagatcaatCTTTCCACCtgttagccacttggccacttggcaactacgtgacaaaaggtgaaagtctataaatactcctcaaccctcattgaggaaaggatccacaatttaacctaagaatcattattcatctggtaatatcttccttatctctctacaaaatatacttcaccaagtaacaacgacttatctcttaagtttactgacttgagcgtcggagtgagttcgctcgatgcaaagccgagccctcagtttgttcattgtttcaggagaccgaaaggaggattcaatcaaagacgtcattctacaagcagggtggtaacaaataactgctcttgaattacacccggaacaattatatATGTACATCTTATAATAAATATTGTAATTAACTATATCAAAGTATTTAAGTGTATTTGAATTATTTACCCACGTTTCAACAAATCACCAGATACCTTAATTTTTTTAAGAGGTACATTAAAAAAATCTTTACGTTTATGTTTTGTATGTAAATATAAATTATTACGGAGTAATAAATAATGCATAATCTGCTAATTTATCTTATGATCTTATATTATATTTTAGTGATTCCTAATTTATAGGAATTATACAAAACTATAGATTATATAATCACATACCAACTATGTAAAATCAAAGCTAATACAATTACATTTCCTAAATATTACCAATCTAATTTGAACAAAGTATTAAAAAAATATTATCgaaataattttattttttggTTGATAAAATCGGtagaaaacataaaaaaaaaatagcatTCCTTGCCAGAAAAATcgtaaaaaaaagtaaaaattaaGACCAAGAATTTAAAAATTGTAGAAAAAAACAAAATTTATACCGTCTTTAACTTGAATAGTAGatttaaaaataataaattaaatggcaTATCTGTAAACTCCTGCAGAAAAAAATAATTATAatgatattaaaatattaataatcgAAATATATgcaaaaaaatattaaataaaaagtgaaaaaaattattaaaaacggtttatattcgttttaatctTAAAACTAGTTAAGTATAGTTAGAATAAAACAAAAATAGAGTGCATATGGAATAAGGTTAAATGCGTCTTATATACACAAGTAGGATGATCCTGTTTTAATAATTAAACGATGTATCCATTTTAAGGGAGACTTACTCAAAGGATTATGTCTTTTTATTCATCGGTTCAGATAAATTTTATACTCATTAACTCTATTTGTGATGATTTTGTTTTATTTGGTTGGTATTTAGCGGATACGATACTAGCATTTCGGCTGATTTAGTTACGAGGCGTAGGTATTTTGCGGATACGGTACTGGCATTTGGGTTGATTAGTTACGAGGCTAGACCATTAACTCGTTTTACAAATTGAGTCTTCAGTTTCGTTAATTTAatcttttataaaaataattataGAAAAGTTAATCATAAAACAATGACGTGACACTaaaattttatactccctccgctTCAGTTTTTGCATTTGCTTAAAATAcctctcacaaagaataaaagagACAAACAAACAATTAAGACAAACAGAGTAATATACTACGCATATTATAATTCAAATTTATTATCGAaataagcaacaaggaaatcttatttacaaataaatatttgagtatttgtaatatatttaaaCGACTAATATTCACTATCACGAAACTCTTGAATACCTATTTATTTAGTTCAACAATTGAACAATTTATCATGTGCAATTATATTTGCACAAATTTGAAACTTTAACACGATATATATCGATTTTATTAAAAGTGTCATTCAAATTTTAGTAAAAAATTACGGCTAACTATAAAAGGATCGACTACTATAAATTCAACAACATATTTAAAAAGACAACCCGTGCATTTCgtgcacgggattaaaactagtaaATGTACAATTTGTAATAACTATAGGTACATATTATGTTCCCTACAATTATTTATTAaccttactccctccattcaactccactttacatgtatttcatttccgtccattcaactccactttacaggtttccttatttggctaaaaaaatgacaattctatccttattgaaaatctttatttacaaaaaaaatgCCACCCAAACTCCACACTAACCCaccataaaaccccacctttatgtttttttaatatttttaacctcttctttctcttttccCATGTACTTTTAATACTTTTTTAATCCGCTCTTTAATATCCGTGTAAAAACcaaagttgcaaagtggagttgaatggagggagtatttattaactcaaatcttaataaagcTATATATCAAAAGAAATACACAAATGGCAACAAGATGAACGTGTCACAGTGGTAATAGCAAGTGCACATTAACCAAAAGGTTATGGTTCAAACCACACCAACTACATTTGACCTTCAACCTAAAGGTTGAATCGTCGTTAACCACTGGTGGATGTTGACCATCGTTGACCCGACGCCGACCACCGTTGACCGACAATGAACCGCCGCCATTGACCATTAGAGTTGACCGGAGTTTACAACTTAACTACATATGAAAAATTACTAATCTAACTCTTAATTAACCACTAGAAATTAACTCAAGTTTGCCACGTGTCGCATTATATTGTCATTTCATGCTCATTTTCCCTTATTTTCCGTGATAAAAGTTGGATAGTTAGATAGTTATAAAAAGAAATCTACACTATTGAAAGAAAATGCACCCTCCATGAATGGTGAGCATCCTAATTGATGATTTATGAGTTATGACTACTATATTGAAGTTTTGTATGTCATATCAATTACTCCATATCTACATGATGGTTAACCATTGAAAGAAAATGCACCCTCCATGAATGGAGAGCATCCTAATTGATGATTTATGAGTTATGACTACTATATCGAAGTTTTGTATGTCATATCAATTACTCCATATCTACATGATTTAACGCATGATGGTTAATGTAAATTGTGTCCGAAGAAATATGCGTGATGATCCTTTATGTAAGAGATGTCATTTGGAGGGAGAAACTGTGATTACTTGCTCTGTGTCCCTTGTCTCGGCATGTCTGGGATTAGATAAGTGATCGTATTTCTGATCCCTCGTTTTACCTATTCTCGTTTTCAGATTGGATTACTAATAATCTAGTAATAATTTTCGAGAAGGTTTAGTTGATTGGCCGGTGTTTTTGCTATTACCTGCTGTGGTTGTGGCGTTGTCGTAATTATGTGGTTTTCTGGGCGTGATGGTGAAAATCGGTTGGATCCTCGTGTTTTTTTATTCGATCAGTGCGAGTCGACCAAGAGAGCTTTTGATAGGTTCTCGATTTCCCCATATTCCAGCAACCGCTTCGAGAGAAGTTTTTATAAAGTAGCCCCCTCCTTGACACAATTGAATCCTCCTTAATATTGATGGCGCATCAAAAGGTAATCCCAGAGCAACAGGAAGGCGGAGGAATATTTAGAGATGAGTCGGGTAATTTTTTTGCCAACATTTTATTTCTCGGGTGTGGAGTTTGCTCCTCCATGAAAGCCGAGCTATTGGATTTACTTGCCGGTTTGGAGCGTGCAAAAGAACTCCGTATACGTAAGTTTATCATTCATATGGACAATCAATCTCGGTTGCTTAAAGAAGATAAGTTGGTAAGCAATAATCTTAAATTTCTGGTTAAAAAATGCAAGGAGCTAATCAAGGATGACTCAAGGTTTATCACGCTGGAACATTCATATCTGGAAACAAATCGAGTTAGTGATTGGCTAGCTAATCACGGGTAAACTCTACTATCGTTCCCATCCTTATGAATTATCCACCTcctgattttcgtgaataatatTTGGAGTAACTACGCCTCGTATTATAGCTATTAATCTATCATAAGCGATTATGGATTCTCTGTCTCATTTTGTGTCAGAGCATtcccttactactaagagaataaaaattctcttagtttttccTCTAAAATGCACATACCTCAATAAGGAAACAAGTGAAACTTTCATCTAATAAAATATTGTCTTCTTAAAATATCATcttttaattaaattcaaaattataattttttttcactataataaaataaaattggcaTAAAActatacaaacaacaacaacaacaacatcagagccttaatcccaaaatgattggcaTAAACCTATacactataataaaataaaattggcaTTAAACTATACATTATACGTTGCAAAATTGTCATAATGCAAGAATTATTACTTTAAATAATAACTTGACACATACTATTAGTTTCGTGACAAGAAATATTCAATAAAATAGTTagaaaaaatttataaaatgaaatttgCAGTTTTGTGGTTAAAAAaagtattttcataaaaattcacATTTCATAACTTTACTCAATTCTCTTTGTTTAGTTTTACATTTcggttttttttgtttcatatcaaaatacaactcagtgaaatattaaatattattgaAGTGTCGATTTAAAATGTATAAATAATAttctaaaaaattaaaaatttaatattatagattaacagggtaaaaaataaaaaataagttATTTAGGTACATGATTTCTCAAATAACaaatgctacctcaggtagcatttcatttcaaacACTTATAAAAAAATTAGGTAACtaaaaattttggtcaaataaactaCCTTTTAAGTATCGCGACAAACGGAGGTTGATCAAACCCAGTTAGCAGTTAACTTAGCAGTTGGAAGTTGGAACCCGAGAGTCCTTCAAGCTCAGAGTCTCCTACAAGGCTACAGTGGCGGGAATATCTTGCTACATAACAGTTTCTTCAACATCAAACTATAAGGTTAACAATTTCACTCATTTCATTTCCCCTAATTTTCCAAAACCTAACAAAACCGACTTTTCATCACTCAATTCAAATTAATTTTGATCTATAATCTCCAATTTTGCAGAGGATTAATACAATTCGATCATGTTCGAACCCGCCAACTAATAATTCAAAGAATCAAACGCCGTCGCTTCTTAAATTCGCCGTGTCTGGTGTCACAGAAATACTCAGAATTTTCTCTTCTGGCAATAATAATGGGTACATTTCTCTTTCTATTGTTCCTGATTTCAGTTACGAATATCTCAAAGACTCTCGCCTATGGCAGGTTACAGAACCGGTTGCAATATAAATTGATTGATTGTTTTTTTAGTTATCCGAGACTTGCCCTTTACTTAAATTAATGGTCAGCATTGCTGTTGATTATATGTAGAATGGATAAGGTGATGACTAAAGAGAAAGAGGAATTGTCGGTTTCCGGGGTGGATGATGTTTTGGACATTCTCAAATCAGATTATGACAATGCTTATTTTGTTACAGGTGATCATCTTCTTCTTTACGTATGCTCCGGCTTTTTCTTCCGTTTAACCCCAGTTGTCGCTGTGCTCTTTTCACCTCCTGCATATACGACTATACGCTGTCAGTTTTTTGGTGCTCCTGTTGGACAGTATAGGATTGAATGACATGCTCATCATTTCCTTTAAACATAAACACTTGGATGTGTCCTTGTACAGCACACACTCAAAAGATCGCAAATGTGAACTGATAACTTTGTGTTGGTTAATTCAGGAACATTTTCCTCTTCAATTTATGCTGGTGATTGTCTCTTTGAGGATCCAACAATAAAATTTCGCGGTAATATTATATTATAACTCGTCGCTTTTGGCTTTGCATTGAATCTGTTTTATTACCATCTTTGTCCTTGGAAGTGGGTGTTGTTCATATGGAACTTCCCAGCTTTACATTGTCGACTCTTATGAGTTATGATGTGTACTAGCAAATATTTAGGACCCTATTGACTGATAATTGATATAATTTCAATTGATGATAAAGACTAGAATTACATGTGTTTATATAGGGAGATTACAAGGGTTGTTAGAGACTAATTAGGTACATGATTAGAGGAGGAAATCAAGGAACAGTATACACAATATTAACAATATGATAAGGTTTGACTAGGAGAATAATTAGTTCCTAATTCTTCTCCTTGTGATTCTCAACAtccccccgcaagatggacggcCGTTTAGAGAGACCAATCTTGGACATGAGCATGAGAAACCGGGGACGAGCTAGTGGCTTGGTGAGAGCGTCGGCGAGTTGATCATCATTAGCAATAGGCACGACACGAAGGGACCCGGCTTGAACCTTTTCACGGATGAAGTGATAGTCGAGAGCCACATGTTTCATTCTTGAGTGAAAAACCGGATTAGCACTAAGGTTCGTAGCACCGAGATTGTCACAATATATCACGGGTGGAGAAGGGAGAGTGACACGGAGTTCAGTAAGCAAGTGACCAATCCATATCAGTTCAGCGGCAGTATTGGCAACCGAGCGATACTCGGCTTCAGTGGACGAGCGAGCTACTGTTCGTTGTTTTTTTGAGCTCCATGAGATGGGGTTCTTTCCAAGATACACCATGTAAGCACCTGTGGAGGTGAGATCATCTTCATTTTTACCCCAAGAGGAATCAGAGTAGGCGTGAAGACTCGGAGGGGACTGTTTGTGGATGGTAATCCCGTGAGAGGAGGTACCTTGCAGGTAACGAAGTAACCTCTTGAGAGCATTCCAGTGACACACGGTCGGAGCATGCATAAACTGGGACAGTTTGTTGACCGGGAACGCAATGTCTGGGCGAGTAAGAGATAGGTATTGAAGACTACCAACAAGGGTGCGATAGTCTTGTGGATTAGCATAGGCTGGACCGTCTTGAAGGCTGAGCTTTTCAACGGAATCCATGGGTGTGTGCGATGGTTTAGCATCAGACATGTTGGCTCGGGCAAGAAGATCCAAGGTGTACCTGTGCTGATTGAGAAAGAGACCTTGGGAACACGGTTGAACCTCAACGCCAAGAAAGTACGAGAGAGCGCCTAGATCTTTGAGAGAAAACCGAGTTGCCAGTGCTTGAATGAAGGAGTTGACACACGAGGGAGAGGCACCTGTGACAATTATATCATCCACATAAACAAGCACAAACAATGGGTCAGTAGCATGGTTCGAAAAAAGAGAGGTATCAGTGGCAGAGTTTGTGAATCCAGAGGCAAGGAGGTAGGATCGAAGTTCATTGTACCACGCTCGCGGGGCTTGTTTGAGCCCGTAGAGCGCTTTGCGGAGACGACAaacatgagacggtttctcaggaTCCACAAAACCCGGTGGTTGGGCCATGAAGACAGTGTCGGTGAGGGTGCCTTGAAGAAAGGCGTCGTTGATATCCAATTGTCGGAGCGGCCATTGATTCGTGACAGCAAGACTGAGAAGTAAGCGGACTGTGGCGGGCTTAATTACAGGGCTAAAGGTTTCCGTATAATCGAGTCCAGCTCGTTGATGGAAGCCTTTCGCGACTAGACGGGCCTTATGTTTGTCAATCGTACCATCGGGGTTGTACTTGGTGCGGAAGACCCACTTACAACCAACAATGTTTTGGGCTTCGGACGGGGGTACAAGGTCCCAAGTGGCGTTGGCTTGGAGAGCAGAGAACTGCTTTTCCATTGCAGCTCTCCACACAGGGTCAACAAGAGCTTGCTTTATAGTTTTGGGTTCGGTGGGTTGAAGTTGGGCATTGAGGTTGAGTTTGTCGATTGGTTTGTAGATGTTGTGCGAGGCACGAGTGGCAGGGCGGGAaggaggcgggggaggaggaGGGGGAGGCGTGGTTACTGGTGGTGAGGAGTGAGTTGTGGTGGCTGGGGAGATGGGTGAAGTAGGGGTAGAGGCGGGCTCGGGTTGAGTAGGGGGACGGCGGGAGTAGACATTGGTTATGGGGCGAGGGGTGCGAGTTGGTGGGGTGACGGGTTCACGGTCA from Silene latifolia isolate original U9 population chromosome 3, ASM4854445v1, whole genome shotgun sequence harbors:
- the LOC141646499 gene encoding uncharacterized protein LOC141646499, with the translated sequence MAHQKVIPEQQEGGGIFRDESGNFFANILFLGCGVCSSMKAELLDLLAGLERAKELRIRKFIIHMDNQSRLLKEDKLLEVGTRESFKLRVSYKATVAGISCYITVSSTSNYKRINTIRSCSNPPTNNSKNQTPSLLKFAVSGVTEILRIFSSGNNNGMDKVMTKEKEELSVSGVDDVLDILKSDYDNAYFVTGTFSSSIYAGDCLFEDPTIKFRGNIIL